A region from the Geobacillus vulcani PSS1 genome encodes:
- the nagZ gene encoding beta-N-acetylhexosaminidase yields MKTMSLREKIGQLVMVGFPSTEPDENVKRMIRHYHVGGAILYDRNMKTPEQVATLTNDLQRVALENRFKIPLVFSVDQEGGKIVRMRQYVSPIPSQQQLGQSKDDAKVYQIAHRTGTELAAMGIQINFAPVLDLSATDSRSFGEDPVLAGRLGQQVVAGLTDAGVTAVLKHFPGNGRSQVDPHHDTSSIEAGMEDLENKDILPFRQIIKNINHDRFFVMVTHIKYPVYDKEHPASLSSAIIQQLLREKLGYEGIVVTDDLEMGAVSKYFTYRELGYRAIAAGADLLLVCHTFDHQKEVIDGIWDAVQNGKLSEERINKSVRKILAYKLSQFPSVENVYVDPAKAKQVVGK; encoded by the coding sequence ATGAAGACAATGAGCCTTCGAGAGAAAATTGGCCAACTGGTCATGGTCGGATTTCCATCGACCGAGCCTGATGAAAACGTGAAACGAATGATTCGCCACTATCATGTGGGCGGGGCCATTTTATACGATCGCAATATGAAAACACCGGAACAAGTCGCCACCTTGACGAATGATTTGCAGCGAGTGGCCTTGGAAAACCGATTCAAAATCCCGCTCGTCTTTAGCGTTGACCAGGAAGGCGGAAAGATTGTCCGAATGCGGCAATACGTTTCCCCAATCCCTTCCCAACAGCAGCTTGGCCAAAGCAAAGACGATGCCAAAGTGTATCAAATCGCCCACCGAACGGGAACCGAACTGGCCGCGATGGGCATTCAAATCAACTTCGCGCCAGTGCTTGATCTCTCTGCGACTGACAGCCGTTCGTTTGGGGAAGACCCTGTGTTGGCAGGACGGTTGGGGCAACAAGTGGTGGCAGGACTGACTGATGCGGGTGTGACGGCTGTTTTGAAACACTTTCCGGGAAACGGGCGCAGCCAAGTTGATCCGCACCATGACACCTCTTCCATTGAAGCCGGGATGGAGGATCTTGAAAACAAAGACATTCTTCCATTTCGACAAATCATCAAAAACATCAACCATGACCGTTTCTTTGTAATGGTCACACATATTAAATACCCGGTATACGACAAAGAACATCCAGCCAGCCTTTCCTCTGCGATTATTCAACAATTGCTGCGGGAGAAATTAGGCTATGAAGGCATTGTCGTGACAGACGATTTGGAGATGGGAGCGGTAAGCAAGTATTTCACCTATCGGGAACTCGGTTATCGCGCCATAGCGGCTGGCGCTGACTTATTGCTTGTCTGCCACACGTTTGACCACCAAAAAGAAGTGATCGACGGCATATGGGACGCCGTCCAAAACGGAAAACTGTCAGAAGAACGAATCAACAAATCCGTGAGAAAGATTTTAGCCTATAAACTGTCCCAATTCCCTTCCGTCGAAAACGTTTATGTCGATCCCGCGAAAGCGAAACAAGTGGTAGGAAAATAA